One region of Mycolicibacterium lutetiense genomic DNA includes:
- a CDS encoding glycoside hydrolase family 6 protein, which produces MSSAACAVARSIAPFLTVASVVAAGLATAPAPTVRLASDGNPLEGHSFYVNPSSKSMRAAKSDPSPELQAIANTPTAYWMDHISSPSVDAKYIATAQAAGTMPILALYGIPHRDCGSYAAGGFGSAGAYKGWIDGVAAAIGGGPAAVILEPDALAMADCLSADQREERYNLMSYAVDTLTRNPGTAVYVDAGHSRWTAADEMANRLNRVGVAKARGFSLNTANFFTTEEEIGYGDAISGMTGGKPYVIDTSRNGAGPAEGEMYWCNPSGRALGAAPTTATGNGNVDAFLWVKRPGESDGACGTGEASAGTFVNQYAIDLVRKAHG; this is translated from the coding sequence ATGTCCTCAGCTGCCTGCGCAGTCGCGCGGTCGATCGCTCCCTTCCTGACAGTCGCCTCGGTGGTCGCCGCGGGCCTTGCTACCGCTCCCGCGCCGACGGTGCGTCTGGCCAGCGACGGGAACCCGCTCGAGGGCCATTCGTTCTACGTCAACCCCTCGTCGAAGTCCATGCGTGCCGCGAAAAGCGACCCGAGCCCCGAACTCCAGGCGATCGCCAACACCCCCACCGCCTACTGGATGGACCACATCTCCAGCCCCTCGGTGGACGCCAAGTACATCGCCACGGCGCAGGCCGCCGGCACCATGCCGATCCTGGCGCTGTACGGCATCCCGCACCGCGACTGCGGCAGCTACGCCGCGGGTGGATTCGGGTCGGCCGGTGCCTACAAGGGCTGGATCGACGGGGTCGCCGCCGCCATCGGCGGTGGGCCGGCCGCGGTCATCCTCGAACCCGACGCACTCGCCATGGCCGACTGCCTGTCGGCTGATCAGCGCGAGGAACGCTACAACCTGATGAGCTACGCCGTCGACACCCTGACCCGCAATCCGGGCACCGCGGTGTACGTCGATGCGGGGCACTCCCGGTGGACGGCGGCCGACGAGATGGCCAACCGGCTCAACCGGGTCGGCGTCGCCAAGGCACGCGGTTTCAGCCTCAACACCGCCAACTTCTTCACCACCGAAGAGGAAATCGGTTATGGCGACGCGATTTCGGGCATGACGGGTGGCAAGCCCTACGTCATCGACACGTCGCGCAACGGTGCCGGACCGGCCGAAGGTGAGATGTACTGGTGCAACCCGAGTGGCCGGGCCCTCGGTGCGGCGCCGACCACGGCGACCGGAAACGGAAACGTCGACGCCTTCCTGTGGGTGAAGCGTCCCGGTGAGTCCGACGGCGCGTGTGGCACCGGCGAGGCATCCGCAGGAACCTTCGTCAACCAGTACGCCATCGACCTGGTCCGTAAGGCACACGGCTAA
- a CDS encoding sulfotransferase family protein gives MTGWVAPLRTPEALKAYAAAEQDRTARPDRYQLGADAIDIVIGRGTRGAGAAILGDPDEWRPGLAQYLASAEADGRLNALGALTAQRTAAGRLAARAMMTRYLQEHPETENRPVLPPIIITGGWRTGTTFLFRLLDRDPRLRAPLPAELGAPWRLPGDLDSEERDRRLEAAAAGQYMLHVLNPAMAAVHDSGPHLPEECVLGMGTTLRNWGFAATTRLDSYASWLAGQDLAPEYAQHRRMLQILDARDGRRWVVKAPAHTAELSHVIATYPGACIVQLHRDIVETVTSGASLFATYRSTYSDHVDGVDVGRFQTEQTELWLRRALDARATASAVTWHDVQYRDLVADPEATVQRIYAAAQMEPPDIAGMLAEHHRAQPRDGKGKHRYEPAEFGIDPAELRERMRFYTERLALPASHHYVP, from the coding sequence GTGACCGGCTGGGTGGCACCCCTCCGCACACCGGAAGCGCTCAAGGCCTACGCGGCGGCCGAGCAGGACCGGACCGCCCGTCCGGACCGCTACCAACTCGGTGCCGACGCCATCGACATCGTCATCGGCCGCGGCACCCGCGGCGCCGGTGCCGCCATTCTGGGCGACCCCGACGAGTGGCGTCCGGGCTTGGCGCAGTACCTGGCATCGGCCGAGGCGGACGGTCGGCTCAACGCCCTCGGCGCGTTGACAGCCCAACGAACAGCGGCAGGTCGGCTGGCGGCCCGGGCCATGATGACGCGGTATCTGCAGGAACACCCCGAGACCGAGAACCGGCCGGTGCTGCCGCCGATCATCATCACCGGCGGCTGGCGCACCGGGACGACCTTCCTGTTTCGGCTCCTCGACCGCGATCCCCGATTGCGGGCACCGCTGCCCGCCGAACTCGGTGCGCCATGGCGGCTACCCGGCGACCTCGACAGCGAGGAACGCGACCGTCGTCTTGAGGCGGCCGCTGCGGGTCAGTACATGCTGCACGTTCTCAACCCGGCGATGGCGGCCGTGCATGATTCCGGGCCGCACCTGCCCGAGGAGTGTGTGCTCGGGATGGGCACCACCCTGCGCAACTGGGGCTTCGCCGCCACCACCCGACTGGACAGCTACGCGTCCTGGCTCGCCGGACAGGATCTGGCGCCCGAGTATGCGCAGCATCGGCGGATGCTGCAGATTCTCGACGCGAGGGATGGTCGACGCTGGGTCGTGAAAGCACCGGCACACACCGCTGAGCTCAGCCACGTCATCGCGACGTATCCGGGCGCGTGCATCGTGCAGTTGCACCGCGACATCGTGGAGACCGTCACCTCCGGCGCGAGCCTGTTCGCGACGTACCGGTCCACCTACAGTGACCACGTCGACGGGGTGGACGTGGGCCGGTTCCAAACCGAACAGACCGAGCTGTGGCTGCGGCGCGCCCTCGACGCTCGGGCCACGGCGTCGGCCGTGACCTGGCACGACGTCCAGTACCGCGACCTGGTGGCCGACCCCGAGGCGACGGTGCAGCGCATCTATGCCGCGGCGCAGATGGAACCGCCGGACATCGCCGGAATGCTCGCAGAGCATCACCGCGCCCAGCCGCGCGACGGCAAGGGGAAGCACCGGTACGAGCCCGCCGAGTTCGGCATCGACCCCGCCGAGTTGCGCGAACGCATGCGGTTCTACACCGAGCGACTGGCGCTTCCGGCGTCGCACCATTACGTTCCCTGA